One Flavobacterium sp. 90 DNA segment encodes these proteins:
- a CDS encoding CDP-alcohol phosphatidyltransferase family protein: MNIKKHIPNLITLINLFCGCIAVVFISEANYEMAFYMVCLGIFFDFFDGFFARLFKVSSPLGLQLDSLADMVTSGVAPGYVMYSLFVNSAHELGTNPAIPFLGFIVTLGSCYRLANFNIDTRQTDSFIGLPTPANSLFILSLPLVLKFSDSLMVLEILTNQWVLLVITLCSAYILNAEIPLFALKIKKFTVKDNVLQIVFLLISLLLVVTLQYIAIPLIIIFYVLLSVVNNLFLKK; the protein is encoded by the coding sequence CTGCATAGCAGTCGTTTTTATTTCGGAAGCCAATTATGAAATGGCTTTTTATATGGTTTGTTTAGGAATCTTTTTTGATTTTTTTGATGGTTTTTTTGCCAGATTGTTCAAAGTTTCAAGTCCACTTGGATTACAGCTTGATTCATTAGCAGATATGGTAACCAGTGGTGTAGCGCCAGGTTATGTTATGTATAGCTTGTTTGTAAACAGTGCTCATGAATTGGGAACAAATCCAGCGATTCCGTTTTTAGGATTTATTGTAACGCTGGGATCTTGCTATAGATTGGCAAATTTTAATATTGATACACGTCAAACTGATTCGTTTATTGGTTTACCAACTCCGGCGAATTCACTTTTTATTTTAAGTCTGCCTTTAGTTTTAAAATTTTCAGATTCTTTAATGGTTTTGGAAATATTGACGAATCAATGGGTTTTACTTGTAATCACATTATGCAGCGCTTATATTTTGAATGCTGAAATTCCATTATTTGCATTAAAAATCAAAAAGTTTACGGTAAAAGACAATGTACTTCAAATTGTATTTTTATTGATTTCATTACTATTGGTAGTGACACTTCAGTATATTGCAATTCCTTTGATCATCATTTTTTATGTGTTATTGTCAGTGGTGAATAATTTGTTTTTGAAAAAGTAG
- a CDS encoding glycoside hydrolase family 25 protein: MARKTTTRRTSYSRKAKPQRSFLATGLRFIIYCFLVLLFFASIYHYRDGLKYYLGFKSSKVLGEDEVDKHLSDVRNIRVLENHKGKVVGIDVSEFQGTVEWDEVEVLDEKYPVKFVFVRATAGNDKVDRQFKKNWEGAKEHKIMRGAYHYYRPNENSIEQANLFIKTVKLKKGDLPPVLDIEKLPKNQPLDSLKKGLKRWLNKVEAHYQVRPIIYTGERYYDDFLKEEFGEYLFWIANYNFYREKIEPDWLFWQFTEKASLPGIKHRVDVNIYNGDLEQLQFITVE, from the coding sequence ATGGCAAGAAAAACGACCACACGTAGAACTTCTTATTCCAGAAAAGCTAAGCCTCAAAGGTCATTTTTAGCAACAGGACTTCGCTTTATTATTTATTGTTTTTTAGTATTACTTTTCTTTGCATCAATCTATCATTATCGTGATGGATTGAAGTATTATCTTGGTTTTAAATCAAGCAAAGTTTTAGGCGAAGATGAGGTTGATAAACACCTTTCGGATGTTCGAAATATTCGGGTTCTCGAGAATCACAAAGGAAAAGTAGTAGGTATTGATGTTTCAGAATTTCAAGGAACCGTTGAATGGGATGAAGTTGAGGTTTTAGACGAAAAATATCCTGTAAAATTTGTTTTTGTTCGAGCAACAGCCGGAAACGACAAAGTTGACAGGCAGTTTAAGAAAAATTGGGAAGGAGCAAAAGAGCATAAAATTATGCGAGGTGCTTATCATTATTATCGTCCGAATGAAAATTCTATCGAGCAGGCAAATCTTTTTATTAAAACTGTAAAATTGAAAAAAGGTGATTTACCGCCTGTTTTAGATATTGAAAAATTGCCAAAGAATCAGCCTTTAGATAGCTTGAAAAAAGGATTAAAACGTTGGTTAAATAAAGTTGAAGCACATTATCAGGTACGTCCAATTATTTACACAGGAGAACGTTATTATGATGATTTTTTGAAAGAAGAATTTGGAGAATATTTATTCTGGATTGCCAACTATAATTTTTACAGAGAAAAAATCGAACCGGATTGGCTTTTTTGGCAATTTACAGAGAAAGCTTCTTTGCCGGGAATTAAACACAGAGTAGATGTGAATATATACAACGGAGATTTAGAGCAATTGCAATTTATAACCGTTGAGTAA
- a CDS encoding DUF5808 domain-containing protein, which produces MIPQKPNQEDYNNWHKDPNNWHLGMFYYNKDDKRMFVPKRMKWAGFTVNFGNTKAILITIAFLFFIYTLTQLK; this is translated from the coding sequence ATGATTCCACAAAAACCTAATCAGGAAGATTATAATAACTGGCACAAAGATCCTAATAATTGGCATTTAGGAATGTTTTATTATAATAAGGATGACAAAAGAATGTTTGTTCCAAAAAGAATGAAATGGGCAGGATTTACCGTAAACTTCGGAAATACAAAAGCAATTTTAATCACTATCGCTTTCCTTTTCTTCATTTACACTTTGACGCAACTTAAATAA